A window from Chloroflexota bacterium encodes these proteins:
- a CDS encoding VTT domain-containing protein codes for MLRLDPEQLVRIQKATLVLVILSIVGLSIYLVLARPNIASLADYGYLGIFFIMFLSSSTVLFPFPGFATVIAAGALWSPLLVGICAGLGAATGELTGYLAGYGGKALLISRHSERWQQAEAWLRRYGFLALLFLAAIPNPFFDVIGIVAGSLSYPVGRFWLACGLGNSAKLIFLAYLGERAAIWLLQ; via the coding sequence TTGCTTCGTTTAGATCCTGAACAACTGGTGAGGATACAAAAGGCTACGTTAGTCCTTGTCATCCTGAGTATAGTCGGTTTGAGCATTTATTTAGTGCTGGCCAGGCCAAATATAGCCAGCTTAGCCGATTATGGTTACCTGGGCATCTTCTTCATTATGTTCCTCTCGTCTTCGACGGTTCTTTTCCCTTTCCCGGGCTTCGCCACGGTGATAGCGGCGGGGGCCCTCTGGTCGCCTCTTCTGGTAGGCATCTGTGCTGGGCTAGGAGCAGCCACGGGCGAACTCACCGGCTACCTGGCCGGCTATGGCGGTAAAGCTTTATTGATCTCACGCCATAGTGAGCGATGGCAGCAGGCGGAAGCGTGGCTGCGCCGTTACGGATTTCTGGCTCTGCTTTTTCTGGCAGCTATTCCCAACCCTTTCTTCGATGTAATTGGGATCGTGGCTGGCAGTCTTTCCTATCCAGTGGGAAGGTTCTGGTTGGCTTGTGGATTGGGGAATTCGGCGAAGCTTATCTTCCTGGCCTATCTGGGGGAAAGAGCGGCCATCTGGTTGCTTCAGTAG
- a CDS encoding sodium:calcium antiporter has protein sequence MLWDILSLVLSLGIILWAADLFTNSIEWVGHKLHFNEGIVGSVLAAVGTALPETLIPIVAVFLARGVKHGHDVGMGAILGAPFMLSTLAMFVTGLAVVLYSWSGRRATTLSINPKVLWRDVRFFLAVYLVAVAAAFFASPAIKVIIALGFLLIYVFYVYRHAIEGGELIDANHLSPLHFARNADNPPLALVILQVLAGLGLMMGGAYLFVNGTSAVAETVRLPALILSLIIAPIATELPEKCNSILWVRDGKDTLALGNITGAMVFQSCIPVSFGLIFTDWSVTTRNLDGFVSAAIALGATTFIFGTMSWRGRLTAPLLLTGGLWYLLYLSYLVIR, from the coding sequence TTGCTTTGGGATATTCTTTCGTTGGTGCTTAGCCTGGGGATAATTCTATGGGCGGCGGACCTCTTCACCAACTCCATTGAGTGGGTTGGACATAAGCTCCACTTCAACGAGGGGATAGTGGGGAGTGTCTTGGCTGCTGTGGGCACGGCACTGCCGGAGACGTTGATCCCTATCGTCGCCGTGTTCCTGGCCAGAGGCGTTAAACATGGTCACGATGTGGGCATGGGAGCTATCCTGGGAGCACCATTTATGCTATCTACCTTGGCCATGTTCGTGACCGGACTCGCTGTAGTGTTGTACAGCTGGTCAGGGAGGAGAGCTACTACTTTGAGCATCAACCCTAAGGTGCTATGGCGGGACGTACGCTTTTTTCTCGCCGTTTATCTAGTGGCTGTAGCCGCGGCGTTCTTCGCCTCACCGGCCATTAAGGTGATCATTGCTCTGGGGTTCTTGCTCATCTACGTTTTCTACGTCTACCGGCATGCCATCGAGGGTGGGGAGCTCATCGATGCCAACCATCTCAGTCCCCTTCACTTCGCCCGCAATGCGGACAACCCACCACTAGCCCTGGTCATTCTCCAAGTATTAGCTGGGCTTGGGCTGATGATGGGCGGAGCATACCTCTTCGTGAATGGTACCAGTGCTGTTGCCGAAACGGTTCGGCTGCCAGCCCTTATCCTTTCCCTGATTATAGCTCCAATCGCCACTGAGCTGCCGGAGAAGTGTAACAGCATCCTCTGGGTACGTGACGGCAAAGATACCCTGGCCTTGGGCAATATCACCGGGGCAATGGTCTTCCAAAGCTGCATCCCCGTGTCCTTTGGTCTCATCTTCACTGATTGGAGCGTCACCACCCGCAACCTGGATGGTTTCGTCAGCGCGGCCATCGCCCTTGGCGCCACAACATTTATCTTTGGCACTATGTCCTGGCGCGGTCGTCTAACAGCACCCTTGTTGCTGACAGGCGGACTCTGGTATCTCCTCTACCTGTCCTACCTGGTCATAAGATAG